The Mycolicibacterium smegmatis genome has a window encoding:
- the mycP1 gene encoding type VII secretion system ESX-1 serine protease mycosin MycP1, translated as MQRVAVMVLAVLLALFSAPPAWAIDPPIIDAGAVPPDETGPDQPTEQRKICATPTVMPNSNFADRPWANDYLRIQEAQKFATGAGVTVAVIDTGVNGSPRVPAEPGGDFVDAAGNGMSDCDAHGTMTAAIIGGRPSPTDGFVGMAPDVRLLSLRQTSVAFQPKGARQDPNDPNTTQTAGSIRSLARSVVHAANLGAQVINISEAACYKVTRRIDETSLGAAINYAVNVKGAVIVVAAGNTGQDCSQNPPPDPSVPSDPRGWREVQTIVSPAWYDPLVLTVGSIGQNGQPSNFSMSGPWVGAAAPGENLTSLGYDGQPVNATPGEDGPVPLNGTSFSAAYVSGLAALIKQRFPDLTPAQVINRITATARHPGGGVDNYVGAGVIDPVAALTWEIPDGPEKAPFRVKEVPPPVYIPPPDRGPITAVVIAGATLAFALGVGALARRALRRKQ; from the coding sequence GTGCAGCGCGTAGCCGTCATGGTGCTGGCAGTTTTGCTGGCTTTGTTCAGTGCGCCCCCGGCGTGGGCGATCGATCCCCCGATCATCGACGCCGGAGCCGTACCACCTGACGAAACCGGCCCCGACCAGCCCACCGAGCAGCGCAAGATCTGCGCGACGCCGACGGTGATGCCCAACTCGAACTTCGCCGACCGCCCGTGGGCAAACGACTACCTCCGCATCCAGGAGGCGCAGAAATTTGCCACCGGCGCCGGCGTGACCGTCGCGGTGATCGACACCGGCGTGAACGGGTCCCCCCGGGTCCCGGCCGAACCCGGCGGCGACTTCGTCGACGCGGCAGGCAACGGAATGTCGGACTGCGACGCGCACGGCACCATGACCGCGGCAATCATCGGCGGTCGCCCCTCCCCCACCGACGGGTTCGTCGGTATGGCGCCCGATGTGCGACTTCTTTCTTTGCGGCAGACCTCGGTCGCGTTCCAACCGAAGGGCGCCCGTCAGGATCCCAACGATCCGAACACCACCCAGACCGCAGGCTCGATCCGCAGCCTCGCCCGCTCCGTCGTGCACGCCGCGAACCTCGGTGCACAGGTGATCAACATCAGTGAGGCCGCCTGCTACAAGGTGACCCGCCGCATCGACGAGACGTCGCTCGGCGCCGCGATCAACTACGCCGTGAACGTCAAGGGCGCCGTCATCGTGGTCGCCGCGGGCAACACGGGCCAGGACTGCTCGCAGAACCCGCCGCCGGACCCGTCGGTGCCGTCCGATCCGCGCGGCTGGCGCGAAGTGCAGACCATCGTGAGCCCGGCCTGGTACGACCCGCTGGTCCTCACGGTCGGCAGCATCGGCCAGAACGGCCAGCCCAGCAACTTCTCCATGTCGGGCCCGTGGGTGGGGGCCGCCGCACCCGGCGAGAACCTCACCTCACTCGGTTACGACGGCCAGCCCGTCAATGCCACTCCCGGCGAGGACGGGCCGGTGCCGCTGAACGGCACGTCGTTCTCGGCCGCGTATGTGTCCGGTCTTGCCGCGCTCATCAAGCAGCGCTTCCCGGACCTCACCCCCGCGCAGGTCATCAACCGCATCACCGCGACGGCGCGCCATCCCGGTGGCGGCGTGGACAACTACGTCGGCGCCGGGGTGATCGACCCCGTCGCCGCGCTCACCTGGGAGATCCCCGACGGGCCCGAGAAGGCTCCGTTCCGGGTCAAGGAAGTTCCGCCGCCGGTGTACATCCCGCCGCCGGACCGCGGACCGATCACAGCCGTCGTGATCGCCGGGGCCACCCTGGCCTTCGCTCTCGGTGTCGGCGCGCTGGCACGGCGCGCCCTGAGGCGGAAGCAATGA
- a CDS encoding DeoR/GlpR family DNA-binding transcription regulator, translating into MYAEERQQAIAALVLSRGRASVAELAQAYDVTTETVRRDLAVLDRAGVVRRVHGGAVPVRTLHLVEAGVGERDSTRAEQKDAIAAAAAEFFPPTGSSVLLDAGTTTARVAAHLPTDRELTIVTNSVPIASRVAAMPNVTLQLLGGRVRGLTQAAVGEQALRVLDALRVDIAFIGTNAISLRHGLSTPDTDEAAVKRAMVSAANYVVVVADSSKMGQEDLIRFAPIDCVDTLITDDEIDPADRDGLTEQGVEVVIA; encoded by the coding sequence ATGTACGCCGAAGAGCGCCAACAGGCGATCGCCGCCCTGGTGCTGAGCCGGGGCCGCGCCTCCGTCGCGGAGCTGGCCCAGGCCTACGACGTCACCACCGAGACCGTGCGCCGCGATCTCGCGGTCCTCGACCGGGCAGGCGTGGTGCGGCGGGTACACGGCGGGGCCGTGCCGGTGCGGACGCTGCATCTCGTGGAGGCCGGCGTGGGTGAACGCGACAGCACCCGCGCCGAACAAAAGGATGCCATCGCCGCGGCCGCCGCCGAGTTCTTTCCTCCGACGGGATCGAGCGTGCTGCTGGACGCCGGGACGACGACGGCCCGCGTGGCGGCCCACCTGCCGACCGACCGCGAGCTCACGATCGTCACCAACTCGGTGCCCATCGCGTCACGCGTGGCCGCGATGCCCAACGTCACGCTGCAACTGCTGGGCGGACGCGTCCGCGGACTCACGCAGGCCGCGGTCGGCGAGCAGGCGTTGCGAGTGCTCGACGCGCTGCGCGTCGACATCGCCTTCATCGGCACCAACGCCATCAGCCTGCGGCACGGCCTGTCCACCCCGGACACCGACGAGGCCGCGGTCAAGCGGGCCATGGTGAGCGCCGCCAATTACGTTGTCGTCGTCGCTGATTCGTCGAAGATGGGCCAGGAGGACCTCATCCGCTTCGCGCCCATCGACTGCGTCGACACGCTCATCACCGACGACGAGATCGACCCGGCCGACCGCGACGGGCTCACCGAGCAGGGCGTCGAGGTGGTGATCGCATGA
- a CDS encoding HPr family phosphocarrier protein: MPSKTVTVGSAVGLHARPAAIIAEAVVNAGVPVSLSMDGGEPVDAGSALMIMTLGAEKGAQVTVSSDDADVLAKVAELVEQDLDA; the protein is encoded by the coding sequence ATGCCCAGCAAGACCGTCACCGTCGGGTCGGCCGTCGGCCTGCACGCGCGCCCCGCGGCCATCATCGCCGAGGCCGTGGTGAACGCCGGTGTACCCGTGTCCCTTTCCATGGACGGCGGCGAACCCGTCGACGCCGGTTCGGCGCTGATGATCATGACGCTCGGCGCGGAGAAGGGCGCCCAGGTCACCGTGTCGTCCGACGATGCCGATGTGCTCGCCAAGGTTGCCGAACTGGTCGAACAGGATCTCGACGCGTAA
- the eccE gene encoding type VII secretion protein EccE — MNFLRQFGFRFTTGHGIWAATLIPACIAVCMHFDLLWLGITLGALIALFSVLTIRGLRITGWVRAIFSWRRRHRSTPDVASEPAVGATVMPGDHVAVRWQGDYLIAVIELVPRPFTPTVIVNGSAMTDDVVSTKLVERLLEAHCPDLEADVVSAGYRVGKTAPASLIALYEQVVGPYPAPANRRTWIVLRADPEKTQRSAHRRDSGVSGLARYLVSSATRIADQLASNGVDARCCRSFDDYDKATEISYERETWSSIKGRSTFTAAYTAPGGPDMWWSARADHTITRVRVRPGAAPSSAILLTTLANPTTPRGFSCLFGGQRAALQGIVPVSDRHYDLPIGSAGVLVGETADRYPVYMPFDNVDVSINLGDARLFTQFVIRSAAAGAVVTLGPQFREFATMINGRVGRTPRIGWPNATTYLGPHQGVGRVILRPNFIDTPRHRQLPIQLINPREESRYQMALEQ, encoded by the coding sequence ATGAACTTCTTGCGGCAGTTCGGTTTCCGGTTCACCACCGGGCACGGCATCTGGGCTGCCACGTTGATCCCGGCGTGCATCGCGGTCTGCATGCACTTCGATCTGCTGTGGCTGGGCATCACCCTCGGCGCACTCATCGCGTTGTTCTCGGTGCTCACCATCCGCGGCCTGCGGATCACCGGGTGGGTGCGCGCGATCTTCTCGTGGCGACGACGCCACCGCAGCACGCCCGACGTCGCATCGGAACCCGCCGTCGGTGCCACCGTGATGCCCGGCGACCACGTCGCGGTGCGCTGGCAGGGTGACTATCTCATCGCCGTGATCGAACTGGTGCCAAGGCCTTTCACGCCGACCGTGATCGTCAACGGCAGCGCGATGACCGACGACGTGGTGAGCACCAAATTGGTCGAGCGACTGCTCGAGGCGCACTGCCCCGACCTCGAGGCCGATGTGGTCTCGGCCGGCTACCGCGTCGGCAAGACCGCGCCGGCCAGCCTGATCGCGCTCTACGAGCAGGTGGTGGGACCCTATCCGGCGCCGGCCAACCGGCGCACGTGGATCGTGCTGCGCGCCGATCCCGAGAAGACGCAGCGCTCGGCGCATCGCCGTGACTCCGGGGTGTCCGGCCTGGCGCGCTACCTGGTCTCGTCGGCCACCCGCATCGCCGATCAGTTGGCCTCCAACGGGGTCGACGCACGCTGCTGCCGCAGCTTCGACGATTACGACAAGGCCACCGAGATCAGTTACGAGCGCGAGACGTGGTCGTCGATCAAGGGCCGCAGCACGTTCACCGCGGCCTACACCGCGCCCGGCGGCCCGGACATGTGGTGGTCTGCCCGTGCCGATCACACGATCACCCGGGTGCGTGTGCGTCCCGGTGCGGCTCCCTCGAGTGCGATCCTGCTGACGACGCTGGCGAATCCGACCACGCCGCGCGGTTTTTCGTGCCTTTTCGGCGGTCAGCGTGCCGCGCTGCAGGGCATCGTGCCGGTTTCCGACAGGCACTACGACCTGCCGATCGGCTCGGCCGGTGTGCTGGTCGGCGAGACCGCCGACCGTTATCCGGTGTACATGCCGTTCGACAACGTCGACGTGAGCATCAACCTCGGCGACGCGCGGCTGTTCACGCAGTTCGTGATCCGCTCCGCAGCGGCAGGCGCGGTGGTGACCCTGGGCCCGCAGTTCCGCGAGTTCGCCACCATGATCAACGGCCGCGTCGGCCGCACACCGCGCATCGGCTGGCCGAACGCGACGACATATCTGGGCCCGCATCAGGGCGTCGGCCGAGTCATCCTGCGACCCAACTTCATCGACACACCGCGGCACCGCCAGCTGCCCATCCAGCTGATCAACCCGCGGGAGGAAAGCCGCTACCAGATGGCTCTGGAGCAATAG
- a CDS encoding pirin family protein — protein MPAITADALTLPRIAAPSAADTERPVRSITTGPRGYEGEGFPVVRAFAGVSAADLDPFVHMDQMGEVEYEPGEPRGTDWHPHRGFETVTYMIDGRFAHQDSHGGGGLITDGATQWMTAGSGILHIETPPAELVESGGVFHGIQLWVNLPRKDKFASPRYQAIEGGQVKLLSSSDGGALVRIIAGEIGGEQGPGSTYTPITMAHSTIEPGAQLNLPWNRDFNALVYVLSGRGSVGPVGHPIRQGQLAVFGPGDRITITADASQDSNRPALEVLLLGGKPIREPVFHYGPFVMNSKSELIQALEDYQAGRFGQIPANALMPHRPLD, from the coding sequence ATGCCGGCCATCACCGCAGACGCGTTGACTCTGCCCCGCATCGCGGCCCCGTCCGCGGCGGACACCGAACGCCCGGTCCGCTCCATCACCACCGGACCACGTGGTTACGAGGGCGAGGGATTCCCGGTTGTGCGCGCCTTCGCGGGTGTGAGCGCAGCCGACCTCGACCCGTTCGTCCACATGGACCAGATGGGTGAGGTCGAATACGAACCCGGCGAACCGCGGGGCACCGACTGGCACCCGCACCGCGGGTTCGAGACCGTCACCTACATGATCGACGGCCGCTTCGCCCACCAGGATTCCCACGGTGGCGGCGGGCTGATCACCGACGGCGCGACCCAGTGGATGACGGCGGGCTCGGGAATCCTGCACATCGAGACCCCGCCCGCCGAACTCGTCGAGAGCGGCGGGGTGTTCCACGGCATCCAGCTGTGGGTGAACCTGCCACGCAAGGACAAGTTCGCCAGCCCCCGCTACCAGGCGATCGAGGGTGGCCAGGTCAAGCTCCTGTCGAGCTCCGACGGCGGTGCGCTGGTGCGCATCATCGCCGGTGAGATCGGAGGCGAGCAGGGTCCGGGCAGCACCTACACGCCGATCACCATGGCACACAGCACCATCGAGCCCGGCGCGCAGTTGAACCTGCCGTGGAACCGTGACTTCAACGCGCTGGTGTACGTGCTGTCCGGCCGCGGCAGCGTCGGCCCGGTCGGACATCCGATCCGCCAGGGCCAGCTCGCGGTGTTCGGCCCGGGTGACCGGATCACGATCACCGCGGACGCCTCGCAGGACTCGAACCGGCCCGCGTTGGAGGTTCTGTTGCTGGGGGGCAAGCCGATTCGTGAACCGGTCTTCCACTACGGCCCGTTCGTGATGAACTCGAAGTCGGAGTTGATCCAGGCCCTCGAGGACTACCAGGCAGGCAGGTTCGGGCAGATCCCGGCGAACGCGCTCATGCCGCACCGGCCGCTGGACTGA
- a CDS encoding phosphoenolpyruvate--protein phosphotransferase, giving the protein MSASSVPVLHGVPVVPGVRYAPVIRPGRLPVIDLPDTEVAEPDRAAEAGRFRAAATAVTERLRARADRATGAAAEVLGATATLAQDRAWLGAADKRIAAGAPAVRAVSEAVDQFIDMFTKMGGLMAERVTDLRDIRDRVVAELSGYPEPGVPLPELPSILCATDLAPADTAGLDPELVVGLATTLGGPTSHTAIIARQLGIPCVVAVSGLDDIEAGRMVLLDGTAGTVTADPDPSEAATAVDAARRSAATARNWHGPGATGDGHAVAIMANVADGAAARAARETPAEGIGLFRTELCFLNRDTEPTVAEQAAIYGEVLDAFSGAKVVIRTLDAGSDKPLKFAGHPPAEANPALGVRGIRIAEANPGLLEHQLDAIAEAAENTGTAPWVMAPMIATPDEAKRFAAQVRSRGLTPGVMVEVPAAALLAERILDHVDFLSIGTNDLAQYTMAADRMSAELAALTDPWQPAVLALVGTAARAGAAADKPVGVCGEAAADPLLACVLVGLGVTSLSAAAAAIPSVGAKLATVTVQQCREAARAVLATAGPAEARAAALGILT; this is encoded by the coding sequence ATGAGCGCCTCGTCCGTTCCCGTCTTACACGGAGTTCCTGTGGTTCCGGGGGTGCGGTACGCCCCGGTCATCCGGCCCGGGCGGCTGCCCGTGATCGACCTGCCGGACACCGAGGTCGCAGAGCCGGACCGCGCCGCCGAGGCCGGCCGCTTCCGGGCGGCGGCCACCGCCGTCACCGAGCGGCTGCGCGCCCGCGCGGACCGTGCCACGGGCGCCGCGGCCGAGGTGCTCGGGGCGACGGCGACGCTCGCGCAGGACCGCGCCTGGCTGGGTGCGGCAGACAAACGTATCGCCGCGGGCGCCCCCGCGGTACGTGCGGTCTCCGAAGCCGTGGATCAGTTCATCGACATGTTCACGAAGATGGGCGGCCTGATGGCCGAGCGCGTGACCGATCTGCGTGACATCCGCGACCGCGTCGTCGCCGAGCTGTCCGGATACCCCGAGCCCGGGGTCCCGCTCCCGGAGCTCCCTTCGATCCTGTGCGCGACGGATCTCGCGCCCGCCGACACCGCGGGCCTGGACCCCGAACTGGTCGTCGGGCTCGCCACCACGCTCGGCGGGCCCACCAGTCACACCGCGATCATCGCGCGCCAACTGGGCATACCGTGCGTGGTCGCGGTGTCGGGCCTCGACGACATCGAAGCCGGACGTATGGTCCTGCTCGACGGCACCGCGGGCACCGTCACCGCCGATCCTGACCCGTCGGAGGCCGCGACCGCGGTCGACGCCGCACGGCGGTCCGCGGCGACCGCACGCAACTGGCACGGGCCCGGTGCCACCGGCGACGGGCACGCGGTCGCGATCATGGCCAATGTGGCCGACGGCGCGGCCGCCCGGGCCGCGCGTGAGACCCCGGCCGAGGGCATCGGCCTGTTCCGTACCGAACTGTGCTTTCTCAACCGCGACACCGAGCCGACCGTCGCGGAGCAGGCCGCGATCTACGGCGAGGTGCTCGACGCGTTCTCCGGCGCGAAAGTGGTGATCCGCACGCTCGACGCGGGTTCGGACAAACCGCTGAAATTCGCGGGTCACCCGCCCGCGGAGGCCAACCCGGCACTCGGGGTGCGCGGCATCCGCATCGCCGAGGCCAACCCGGGACTGCTCGAGCACCAACTCGACGCCATCGCCGAGGCAGCCGAGAACACCGGAACCGCCCCGTGGGTCATGGCGCCCATGATCGCCACCCCGGACGAGGCGAAAAGGTTTGCCGCACAGGTCCGTTCACGCGGACTGACACCCGGCGTGATGGTCGAGGTACCCGCGGCCGCGTTGCTCGCCGAGCGGATCCTCGACCACGTCGACTTCCTGTCGATCGGCACCAACGATCTGGCGCAGTACACGATGGCCGCCGACCGGATGTCGGCCGAACTCGCGGCCCTGACCGATCCGTGGCAGCCCGCCGTCCTGGCTCTCGTGGGTACCGCCGCGCGGGCAGGCGCGGCCGCCGACAAGCCCGTGGGGGTGTGCGGTGAGGCCGCGGCCGACCCGCTGCTCGCGTGCGTTCTGGTGGGCCTCGGGGTGACCTCGCTGTCGGCGGCAGCGGCCGCGATTCCGTCGGTGGGCGCCAAGTTGGCGACGGTCACCGTGCAGCAGTGCCGTGAGGCCGCGCGGGCCGTGCTCGCGACCGCCGGTCCGGCCGAGGCGCGGGCCGCTGCGCTGGGCATTCTCACCTGA
- a CDS encoding PTS fructose transporter subunit IIABC yields the protein MTQPIITDDLVLLDVDAGSDKEAVIARLAGALGGAGRASDTAGLVGAAMAREAQSATGLPGGIAIPHCRSPYVDTATIGFARLDPKVDFGAPDGPADLAFLIAAPESGGSEHMKLLSSLARALVRKDFVESLRSASSTQEVVELVNSAVKPAAAPPASAPKPAAEPKPAADKSVSIVAVTSCPTGIAHTYMAADALKAAAEKAGVACTVETQGSAGSTPLSAETIAAADAVIFATDVGVKDRQRFAGKPVIASGVKRAINEPDKMVAEAISAASDPGAPRVAGQAAESASAPAGDVGWGTRIRQILLTGVSYMIPFVAAGGLLIALGFLLAGYEIGNTPDGETQSLGNIIATHNSLTNLPSGGVAQYLGAVLFTLGGLAFSFLVPALAGYIAFAIADRPGIAPGFTAGAVAVFVGGGFIGGIVGGLIAGFAALWISRIGVPQWARGLMPVVVIPLFASMVVGLLMFLLLGRPLAALTSGLTNWLGGLSGGSAIALGVILGLMMCFDLGGPVNKAAYAFATASLVNPTQANLQIMAAVMAAGMVPPLAMALATVIRPRLFSEPERENGRAAWLLGASFITEGAIPFAAADPLRVIPSMMLGGAVTGATVMAAAVTLRAPHGGIFVFFAIGNLLWFVIAVAIGSVVSALTVITAKQFTKRPVTTPEAPALATT from the coding sequence ATGACCCAACCGATCATCACCGACGATCTGGTCCTGCTCGATGTCGATGCCGGCAGCGACAAGGAGGCGGTCATCGCCCGGCTGGCCGGCGCCCTCGGCGGTGCGGGCCGCGCAAGTGACACCGCGGGCCTGGTGGGTGCGGCGATGGCCCGCGAGGCACAGTCGGCGACCGGGTTGCCCGGCGGCATCGCGATACCGCACTGCCGCTCCCCGTACGTCGACACCGCGACCATCGGATTCGCCCGGCTCGACCCGAAGGTCGACTTCGGCGCCCCTGACGGCCCGGCCGATCTCGCGTTCCTGATCGCCGCGCCGGAATCCGGTGGGTCCGAGCACATGAAGCTGCTCTCCAGCCTGGCCCGGGCGTTGGTGCGCAAGGATTTCGTCGAATCCCTGCGCTCGGCGTCCAGCACCCAGGAGGTCGTGGAACTGGTGAACTCGGCGGTCAAGCCCGCCGCCGCACCGCCTGCGTCCGCGCCGAAGCCTGCTGCCGAGCCGAAGCCTGCTGCCGACAAGAGCGTGTCGATAGTCGCCGTCACCTCGTGTCCCACCGGGATCGCGCACACCTACATGGCCGCCGACGCGCTCAAGGCGGCCGCCGAGAAGGCCGGCGTGGCGTGCACCGTCGAAACCCAGGGCTCGGCGGGCAGCACGCCGCTGTCGGCAGAGACCATCGCCGCGGCCGATGCGGTCATCTTCGCCACTGATGTCGGCGTCAAGGACCGGCAGCGTTTCGCGGGTAAACCCGTCATCGCCTCGGGCGTCAAACGCGCGATCAACGAGCCCGACAAGATGGTGGCCGAAGCCATCAGCGCCGCAAGTGATCCCGGCGCGCCTCGGGTCGCCGGGCAGGCCGCCGAGTCCGCTTCCGCGCCCGCGGGTGACGTCGGATGGGGCACCCGCATCCGGCAGATCCTGCTCACCGGCGTGAGCTACATGATCCCGTTCGTCGCCGCGGGCGGTCTGCTGATCGCACTCGGATTCCTGTTGGCGGGCTACGAGATCGGGAACACCCCCGACGGCGAGACGCAGTCGCTGGGCAACATCATCGCCACGCACAACTCGCTGACCAACCTTCCCAGCGGCGGAGTGGCGCAGTACCTCGGGGCGGTGCTGTTCACGCTCGGCGGGCTGGCCTTTTCCTTCCTGGTGCCCGCGCTGGCCGGCTACATCGCGTTCGCGATCGCCGACCGGCCCGGTATCGCACCGGGTTTCACCGCCGGCGCGGTCGCGGTGTTCGTCGGCGGCGGATTCATCGGGGGCATCGTCGGCGGTCTGATCGCCGGGTTCGCCGCCCTGTGGATCAGCCGGATCGGGGTGCCGCAGTGGGCACGTGGGCTCATGCCCGTCGTCGTGATCCCGCTGTTCGCCTCGATGGTCGTCGGACTGCTGATGTTCCTGCTCCTGGGACGGCCACTCGCTGCGCTGACCTCGGGCCTGACCAACTGGCTCGGTGGTCTGTCCGGCGGTTCGGCGATTGCGCTGGGCGTCATCCTCGGCCTGATGATGTGCTTCGACCTGGGCGGCCCGGTCAACAAGGCGGCCTACGCATTCGCCACCGCGAGCCTGGTCAATCCCACCCAGGCCAACCTGCAGATCATGGCAGCGGTGATGGCCGCGGGCATGGTGCCACCGCTGGCCATGGCGCTGGCCACCGTGATCCGGCCCCGGTTGTTCAGTGAGCCCGAGCGGGAGAACGGACGCGCGGCCTGGCTGCTGGGCGCATCGTTCATCACCGAGGGCGCCATCCCGTTCGCGGCGGCCGACCCGCTGCGTGTGATCCCGTCGATGATGCTGGGCGGGGCCGTGACCGGGGCGACCGTCATGGCCGCGGCCGTCACGCTGCGTGCGCCCCACGGCGGCATCTTCGTGTTCTTCGCGATCGGCAACCTGCTGTGGTTCGTCATCGCGGTGGCGATCGGCAGCGTCGTCAGCGCGCTGACCGTCATCACCGCCAAACAGTTCACCAAACGTCCCGTCACCACGCCGGAGGCACCGGCGCTGGCCACCACATAA
- a CDS encoding 1-phosphofructokinase family hexose kinase, whose translation MIVTVTLNPSLDRTVTLTAPLTRGAVQRVDSVTVEAGGKGINVAKALTSAGVDALALLPAATDDPLLTALRCADVPFTAVPIAEPVRTNIAITENDGTTTKLNERGATLDAAALDAITRCVVDEAQHAAWVVLSGSLPPGVPPQWYADVVAKLAPLPCRVAVDTSDAPLAALASKLSTASPELMKPNVEELASISGVAEADLETTVAEGDLSLVVAAAVKLVERGVGAVLATLGAAGAVLVDGTGAWFAAPPPITARSTVGAGDASLAGYLRAEVGGAEPSQRLRMAVAYGGAAAALPGSALPVPAQLDLDAVRVTDLITTNREVLQ comes from the coding sequence ATGATCGTCACCGTCACCCTCAACCCGAGCCTCGACCGTACGGTCACGCTCACGGCCCCGCTCACCCGCGGCGCCGTGCAACGCGTCGACTCGGTGACCGTCGAGGCCGGCGGTAAAGGCATCAACGTGGCCAAGGCGCTCACATCGGCCGGTGTGGACGCGCTGGCACTGCTGCCCGCTGCCACCGACGATCCGCTGCTGACCGCGCTGCGGTGTGCCGACGTGCCGTTCACGGCGGTCCCGATCGCCGAACCGGTGCGCACCAACATCGCGATCACCGAAAACGACGGCACCACAACCAAACTCAACGAGCGTGGGGCCACCCTCGACGCCGCGGCGCTCGATGCGATCACGCGGTGCGTCGTGGACGAGGCGCAACATGCGGCGTGGGTCGTGCTGTCGGGTTCGCTGCCGCCGGGAGTGCCGCCGCAGTGGTACGCCGACGTCGTCGCGAAGCTGGCACCCCTGCCGTGCCGCGTGGCCGTCGACACCTCAGACGCTCCGCTGGCCGCGCTGGCCTCGAAACTCAGCACGGCGTCTCCCGAGCTGATGAAGCCCAACGTCGAGGAACTCGCGAGCATCTCCGGTGTCGCCGAAGCCGACCTGGAGACCACGGTCGCCGAGGGCGATCTGTCCCTCGTCGTCGCGGCCGCGGTCAAGCTCGTCGAGCGGGGCGTCGGCGCGGTGCTCGCGACACTGGGCGCCGCCGGTGCGGTGCTGGTCGACGGCACGGGCGCCTGGTTCGCCGCGCCACCGCCCATCACCGCGCGCAGTACCGTCGGCGCCGGGGACGCGTCGCTCGCCGGTTACCTGCGGGCCGAGGTCGGCGGCGCCGAACCGTCCCAGCGGCTGCGCATGGCGGTCGCCTACGGCGGCGCGGCCGCGGCTCTCCCGGGATCGGCGCTGCCCGTGCCCGCACAACTCGATCTCGACGCCGTCCGCGTCACTGACCTCATCACCACCAACCGGGAAGTGCTGCAATGA